The Terriglobus tenax genome contains a region encoding:
- a CDS encoding multicopper oxidase family protein, with amino-acid sequence MSSLTWKNRSVSRRQFMAGIGVVACVHAIPAQAESGTASLNLHIERGTMDLGRHSVESTFYSVRPGVLKLPANTAISVRIDNRTSKSEYVHWHGFQVPARYDGTCEEQSEAVEGHGTLQYTLPPQNPGLYYVHSHAMTMHSLQQGPYSGQFTPVLVGDGGMSDIARDREIVLASHEWDAYYSDDEGVEKSVEQTHHLRIDADDEEGNESGWEIRYRHATLGGKPLDEETPVCVAAGERILFHIVNASATEPLVLHLPGHSFHIHALDGDVVPVVADIEVLYLGPGERASAIVVMNHPGTWILGSVDDEARAKGMGIVIAYQGHRRDPVWSAPAGHAGPLDYTRFSYQSSDQKQPDAEFLLERKPRDRHGFEQWAMTMLKESMPELHRPYRIALHNASDEDHPMHLHRNRFELKTYCGRGVSGLWKDTVVVPALQSVEIEYTPYDTEPSFFHCHNQMHMDCGMATILQATNGRKN; translated from the coding sequence ATGAGCAGCCTGACATGGAAAAATCGCAGCGTCTCGCGTCGTCAATTTATGGCGGGCATAGGCGTAGTTGCATGCGTTCACGCCATTCCCGCACAAGCTGAAAGTGGAACCGCATCGCTCAATCTCCATATCGAACGGGGCACCATGGATCTCGGCCGTCATTCTGTGGAGAGCACTTTCTATAGCGTGAGGCCTGGGGTACTCAAACTCCCCGCGAACACGGCTATCTCTGTAAGAATCGACAACCGCACATCAAAAAGCGAGTACGTACATTGGCATGGCTTTCAGGTCCCGGCGCGTTACGACGGAACGTGCGAAGAGCAGAGCGAGGCCGTTGAAGGCCATGGAACTCTGCAATACACGTTGCCGCCGCAAAATCCCGGACTGTACTACGTCCACTCCCATGCGATGACAATGCACTCGCTGCAGCAGGGGCCTTACAGCGGCCAGTTCACGCCAGTGCTTGTAGGAGATGGCGGCATGAGTGACATCGCCCGAGACCGCGAGATAGTTCTGGCAAGCCACGAGTGGGACGCTTATTACTCCGACGATGAGGGGGTGGAGAAGTCAGTAGAGCAGACACACCATCTTCGTATCGATGCCGACGACGAGGAAGGCAATGAAAGCGGATGGGAGATTCGCTACCGCCACGCCACGCTTGGAGGAAAGCCCCTCGACGAGGAGACTCCAGTGTGCGTGGCTGCCGGAGAGCGCATCCTCTTTCATATTGTGAATGCGAGCGCGACAGAACCACTTGTTCTGCATCTGCCAGGCCATTCATTCCATATCCATGCGCTTGATGGAGATGTTGTTCCGGTAGTCGCTGATATCGAAGTGCTTTATCTTGGGCCGGGCGAGCGAGCCAGTGCCATCGTCGTTATGAATCACCCCGGTACCTGGATTCTGGGCTCGGTAGATGATGAGGCACGCGCAAAGGGGATGGGAATTGTGATCGCCTATCAAGGGCATCGTCGCGATCCCGTATGGTCTGCCCCGGCAGGTCATGCAGGCCCACTCGATTACACGCGCTTCAGTTATCAATCCTCAGATCAAAAGCAGCCGGATGCCGAGTTTCTGCTTGAGCGAAAGCCGAGGGATCGCCACGGATTTGAACAGTGGGCGATGACCATGCTTAAGGAGTCGATGCCTGAGCTTCATCGCCCCTATCGGATCGCTCTTCACAATGCATCGGATGAAGATCATCCGATGCATCTTCACCGCAACCGCTTTGAGTTGAAAACATACTGTGGCCGCGGAGTGAGCGGACTTTGGAAGGACACGGTTGTTGTTCCAGCCTTGCAGAGCGTTGAAATTGAATATACCCCGTACGATACCGAGCCATCGTTCTTCCATTGCCATAACCAGATGCACATGGACTGCGGCATGGCAACGATTCTGCAAGCAACCAATGGGAGAAAGAATTGA
- a CDS encoding RNA polymerase sigma factor encodes MNALQSGSAGKESSDGHDSLWKYIFRYAYQLVGDHARAEDLTQETFVAYLRQERETPRVEFAGGWMRTVVRRLAYREYRRRSDNREVSIEAARVDGQWNRVEPVDPSPSVEQTLLDESMLKAGARLLAQLDVKERRCLTLYFRGEDFVRIAEELHISRWTARRVTLRAIEKLQHQVGATK; translated from the coding sequence TTGAACGCGCTACAGTCCGGCAGCGCCGGAAAAGAATCGAGCGATGGGCACGATTCGCTATGGAAGTACATTTTCCGTTATGCGTATCAACTGGTGGGGGACCACGCCAGGGCGGAAGACCTTACTCAGGAGACATTCGTAGCCTATCTGCGCCAGGAGCGCGAAACTCCTCGTGTCGAGTTCGCAGGCGGATGGATGAGGACTGTTGTCCGTCGCCTGGCCTATCGCGAGTACCGCAGACGGAGTGATAACCGGGAAGTATCCATTGAAGCGGCGCGCGTAGATGGACAGTGGAACCGGGTCGAGCCAGTTGATCCATCGCCATCTGTCGAGCAGACGCTTCTGGATGAGTCGATGCTGAAAGCAGGGGCGCGCCTTCTGGCGCAGCTCGACGTGAAGGAACGCCGTTGCCTGACGCTTTATTTCCGCGGAGAAGACTTCGTTCGCATCGCGGAGGAGCTCCATATCTCACGCTGGACAGCACGAAGAGTTACGCTGCGCGCCATCGAGAAGCTGCAGCACCAGGTGGGCGCAACAAAATGA
- a CDS encoding metallophosphoesterase: MKWSIAALLFTASALQAQDPLLPEFVRHVSPAYREAASQMHVTVARDDQNDAIETNAHHPDAADELVIRALGNSEQGVDFLLRQLDVESSAAKRQYILLTGLGRQIRDPKDAAMRHKLETKLQNLLEKETDSNVVLETARDLRRMQWGRNAALIAPGIARAEQEGNRTGASLLQKEADDWLAWDEQINLPTFLRTPPPVFQVVPADVAIRVLAIGDFGTGNAAQMNLASTMRAYHQKHPFSFGITLGDNFYPRGVSSPQDEKWDAFWEQPYGPMKIRFYPSLGNHDYLQADGPAAEVLYSNRSKTWTMPATFYTYTAGPVQFFAIDTQELSDTKLFQRQVAWLDAELAKSTARWKVVYGHYQIYSATRGDEQNLIHRLLPVLRNRVDLYLCGHDHNMQQLRQEAGVHFFLSGGGGASLYDFRDPNYPHSIFKAKKNGFTVIEADSKSMKIQLIGTDGEPMNSAEIH; the protein is encoded by the coding sequence TTGAAATGGTCGATTGCCGCATTGCTCTTCACTGCATCTGCCTTGCAGGCGCAGGACCCGTTGCTCCCTGAATTTGTCAGGCATGTAAGTCCTGCTTATCGTGAAGCTGCTTCGCAAATGCACGTTACGGTGGCGCGTGATGATCAAAATGATGCAATCGAGACAAATGCTCACCATCCAGATGCCGCGGACGAACTGGTCATTCGTGCTCTTGGAAATAGTGAGCAGGGTGTTGATTTCCTCTTGAGGCAACTTGATGTTGAAAGCTCTGCCGCAAAGCGCCAGTACATTCTCTTGACCGGCCTGGGTCGCCAGATTCGTGATCCGAAAGATGCGGCAATGCGGCACAAGCTTGAAACGAAGCTGCAGAACCTTTTGGAGAAAGAAACAGACAGCAATGTTGTGCTGGAGACAGCGCGCGATCTTCGCCGCATGCAATGGGGAAGAAACGCAGCACTGATTGCGCCGGGTATTGCACGCGCGGAACAGGAGGGAAACCGGACCGGTGCAAGCTTGCTACAAAAAGAAGCGGACGATTGGCTGGCTTGGGATGAGCAGATAAACCTGCCCACGTTCCTTCGCACACCACCTCCGGTCTTCCAGGTGGTTCCTGCGGATGTGGCAATCCGTGTTCTTGCCATCGGGGACTTTGGAACGGGTAACGCCGCGCAGATGAATCTGGCTTCAACCATGCGTGCCTACCATCAGAAGCATCCTTTCAGTTTCGGTATCACGCTCGGAGACAACTTCTATCCGCGCGGTGTCAGCTCCCCACAGGATGAGAAGTGGGATGCATTCTGGGAGCAGCCTTACGGGCCAATGAAGATTCGTTTCTATCCTTCGCTCGGCAACCACGATTACCTGCAGGCCGACGGTCCGGCGGCCGAGGTGCTGTATTCCAATCGCAGCAAGACGTGGACGATGCCCGCGACCTTTTACACCTACACCGCCGGGCCGGTGCAGTTCTTCGCAATTGATACCCAGGAACTTTCCGACACGAAACTCTTCCAGCGCCAGGTTGCATGGCTTGACGCGGAGCTTGCCAAGAGCACCGCCCGATGGAAGGTTGTGTACGGCCACTACCAGATCTACTCCGCCACGCGGGGGGATGAGCAGAATCTGATCCATCGTCTGCTTCCTGTACTTCGCAATCGTGTTGATCTTTACCTTTGCGGTCACGACCACAACATGCAGCAACTGCGGCAAGAGGCAGGCGTTCATTTTTTCCTGAGTGGTGGCGGCGGTGCATCCTTGTATGACTTTCGCGATCCGAACTATCCCCACAGCATCTTCAAAGCCAAAAAGAACGGTTTCACGGTGATTGAGGCGGACAGCAAGAGTATGAAGATTCAACTCATCGGTACGGACGGCGAACCGATGAACAGCGCAGAGATCCACTAA